The region GATTTCAGGAAAGCGGGCCGCGCCTTCGGGGGAAAGATCAACCTCGGTGAGCTCAATCCTGCTGGTCTGGGCAAGAAACGTGCAGTAGATATCGCCGCCACCGAAAATGATGATCTCCTGCCCGCGTGATGCGTCTTCACCGATCCATTCCGCCGCTGCCTTCAGCGCCGCTTCGGCATCGTGAACGGGGATGACGCCTTCGGGATTAAAGTCAGGCGAGCGTGTCAGGACGATATTGGCCCGCCCCGGCAAGGGACGGCCGATGGACTGGTAGGTTCGCCGCCCCATGATAAGCGGCTTGCCCATGGTCAGCGCCTTGACCCGCGGCAGATCACCCGGCAGATGCCAGAGCAGTTTTTCCCCGTCGCCAATGACGCTATTCCGTGCCATCGCCACCACCGCCACCAAGGGATATTTCGCCCCCATCAGACCGAAACCCTTGCCGGAATATGGGGATGGGGATCGTAATCCTCGATGACGATATGATCGGCGGTGAAATCTTCAAGCCGGGCGGGCGGATCGACAAGTCGAAGCCTCGGCAAGGGCCGCGGCGAACGGGTGAGTTGCTCGCGCGCCACATCAAGGTGATCAAGATAGAGATGCGCATCACCCATGGTGTGAATGAAATCCCCGACGCCAAGGCCGGTCACTTCGGCCACCATATGTGTCAGCAACGCATAGGAGGCGATATTGAACGGCACCCCGAGAAAGACATCGGCGCTGCGCTGATAGAGCTGGCAGGAAAGCCGCCCCTCCGCAACATAGAACTGAAAAAGGGAATGGCAGGGCGGCAGGGCCATCCGGCCAACCTCGGGCGGGTTCCAGGCGGAAACGAGCAGGCGTCTGGAATCAGGGCTTTTCCTGATCATCTCGACAACATCGCCGAGCTGATCAATCTCGCGGCCATCCGGCGCCTCCCAGCGGCGCCACTGCTTGCCGTAAACCGGGCCGAGATCGCCATTCTCATCCGCCCATTCATCCCAGATCGTAACCCCGTTATCGTTAAGATAGCGGATATTCGTATCGCCGCGAATAAACCAGATCAGCTCATGAATGATCGATTTCGTATGCAGTTTCTTAGTGGTGAGAAGCGGAAACCCGTCCCGAAGTGAATAACGCGACTGCCAGCCGAACACCGATATCGTTCCCGTGCCGGTGCGATCTTCTTTTCTGGTGCCGTTTTCCAGTATATGACGAACAAGATCAAGATAGGCGTGCATGACAAAATCCACCTCGCGTTAAAGACCCAGTCTAGCGTGAGCCCCTACCGCCTGACCACCGAAAATTATGCCCAAGGTTAAATCTTCCGATGGTCTTGGAATTCCGTTCAATTGGGAGTATCATGCGGTCGTGCCGGTCGCACCGGCTATGACGATAAACGCATTATGAAATAAGCAGAGCGGACCCGGGGGCAGTGCCCGGCGCCTCCACCATATCAAGGCCGGCCCGAAATGGGTTGCGCCAAATCCCGAGGGGGCGAACCAGGATCGACGCATGTGGTAAAGATAATGTTTTCGTTCGGCATGGCACCACCGATATCGGGCCATTGAGTAGTTGCAAATGACAACACTGCTCCGGTTGCCGTTGCTGCTTAACAGCGGTTGCGATAACCACTTTTAAAGTCCAGTCAAGTTGAGCCTTGCTGGCGGGGTTTTGGGCGCACCTGGCAACAGAAGCGTCCTCTCTTGCCGGTGATGACGTTCTGGCGCAGTTCATGTGAAGATATCGTTTATGTCTGGTTGCATTGGTGATCTTGTGGTGGCAGACTAAAGATACGACACCGGGGGAAACCATGAGCGAAGGCAACAGTTTTACACCACAGATCAATTACGAATTGCTGGTTGAAACGGCCTTGCGGACCGTTGTCAGCTCGTCACTCAAGATCGTCGAGCAGAACGGCCTGCCCGGAAACACCCATTTCTATATCACTTTCCTGACCGAATACCCGGGGGTTGAAATCCCCGACCGGCTGAAAGAAAGCCATCCCGAAAAAATGACGATCATCATCCAGCATCAGTACTGGGATCTCCATATCGGGGAAAAGGATTTTTGCATCACCCTTTCTTTTGGAGGGCAACGCGAGAAACTCACCATCCCCTTCATGTCCATTCTGGATTTCAATGATCCATCCGTCGGCTTCGGGCTGCAGTTCGCCCATGAGGCCGACACCGAAGATGACCAGGAAGATCCGGATGCGCCAGGTGACACGGAAGATACCGCCGCCGACAACAGAGCGGAAAGCCAGGGGGCTGATGTCGTCTCGCTCGATACATTCCGCAAGAAAACCTGAAATTGCCACCCTAGAGATTTTGCAGGATCAAGCATGTCGTTCACCTATTCGCCCATGTTTCCCACCGCAGGCGCCGAAACCGAATGGGAAAAGATCACCGAAGATCATGTCAGGGAAGTCACCCTTGACGGAGAGACATTCCTGCGCGTTGACCCGGCCGGGCTGACGCTGCTGGCCGAGAGGGCCTTCAAGGATATCTCGCATCTTCTGCGGGCAGGCCATCTTGCCCAGCTCCGCGCCATCCTCGATGATCCGGAGGCTACCAGAAACGACCGTTTCGTTGCCCTTGAAATGCTCAAGAATGCGGTGATTGCGGCGGACCAGGTGCTGCCCATGTGCCAGGATACCGGCACCGCCATCATCAGCGGCACAAGAGGCGAGCGTGTCCTGACCGGCGGTGATGATGCCGAGGCGCTTTCACGAGGCGTCTACAACACCTATCTCAACAACAATCTGCGCTATTCCCAACTGGCGCCGCTGACGATGTTCGATGAGGTCAACACCCGCACCAATCTGCCCGCGCAGATTGATCTCTATGCCGGCAAGGGGCAGGAATATCATTTCACCTTCATCCAGAAAGGTGGAGGTTCGGCGAACAAATCCTTCCTTTTTCAGCAGACAAAGGCGCTGCTCAACCCGGACGGGCTGAAGACATTCATTGACGGCGCCATCCGCTCGCTTGGCACCGCCGCCTGCCCGCCCTATCACCTCGCGGTGGTGATAGGCGGCACCTCGGCCGAAACGACGATGAAAACAGTCAAGATGGCATCGGTGCGGGCGCTGGATTCGCTCCCCACCGAAGGCAGCGAGGCCGGACATGCCTTCCGTGATCTCAACTGGGAGGAAGAAATCCTTCAGATGACCCGAAAGATGGGCATAGGTGCCCAGTTCGGCGGCAAATATTTCTGCCATGATGTCCGGGTGATACGGCTCCCACGGCACGGCGCCTCCTGCCCTGTCGGGATCGGGGTAAGCTGTTCGGCAGATCGCCAGGCCATGGCCAGGATCACGAAGGACGGTATCTTCATCGAAAGGCTGGAACGTGACCCTGCCCGCTTCCTGCCGGATATCACCGTTGATGAGAAAGATGATGCGGTTGCGATCAACCTTAATCAGCCGATGAAGGATGTGCTGGCAACGCTTTCAGCCTACCCGGTCAAAACCCGGCTCAGCCTGACAGGCACATTGATCGTGGCCCGGGATATCGCCCATGCCAAACTGCTTGAACGGCTTGAGGAAGATGGCGACCTGCCTCAATATTTCAAGGATCATCCAGTCTATTACGCGGGCCCGGCCAAAACACCGGAAGGCCTGCCCTCGGGAAGTTTCGGGCCGACAACCGCGGGCCGGATGGATGCCTATGTGGATCGATTCCAGGCCGCAGGTGGTTCCATGATCATGCTGGCCAAAGGCAACCGCAGCCGGGCGGTGCGGGACGCCTGTAAAAAACATGGCGGGTTTTATCTCGGCTCCATCGGCGGGGCTGCCGCAAAACTGGCCATGGATGCGATCCGCCATGTCGACGTGCTGGAATATCCGGAACTCGGCATGGAAGCGGTATGGAAAATCGAGGTTGAAAATTTCCCCGCCTTCATCATCACCGACGACAAGGGCAACGATTTCTTCAGCCTGGACTGACCGGGACTTGAGCGATGTTCAGCTGGCGGATTTCAGGCCAGGCGTTTTCACGCCCGCAGGCTTCGGCCCGCCCGTGGCCCAGTCAAGCAGCTGCACCGTATGAAGGATGGGGGCGGTGCTTGCGCTTAATTGATTGATACAGCCGATATTGCCTGCCGCAACGATATCCGCCGCCGCCGCATTGATATTCCTGAGTTTCCTTGCCTTCAGCCTTCCGGCAAGCTCTGGCTGAAGGACGTTATAGGTTCCGGCTGAACCGCAGCAGAGATGGGATTCCGCGACTTCCCGCACCTCAAAACCTGCCCGGCGCAGAAGATCCTTCGGCGGGGTCCTGATCTGCTGGCCATGCTGAAGCGAGCAGGCGGCGTGATAGGCAACGCTGAGCCCTCGGCTTCGCTCCATATCCACCTCACCAAGGCCGATATGATCGAGAAATTCCGTGATGTCCATCGCCATCGCCGAAACCGCCGCGGCATCAGCGGCAAGACCCTCATCACTCGCGAAATGATCACCGTAGTCTTTCACCGTTGTGCCGCAGCCGGAGGTATTGATGATGATCGCATCGAGCCCGCCATCTCGTTTTTCATCGGCAAAGGCGCGGATGGTGGCTGCCATGGATTTTTCCGCTGAAACTTCATCACCGGTATGCTTGGCCACCGCCCCGCAGCAGGATGCCATCCGGCGCACCACCACCTCGACACCACGCCGATTGAGCAGCCGGATGGTCGCGGCATTGATGGACGGGTCGATCGCCCGCTGGGCACATCCGGCAAGAAGCGCGACGCGATGGCTCGGGGTGCCGCTTGCTGCCGGGTAGATCACATCCCGGCTTCCCACTTTATCAAGCCGCGGCATCCTTGCCGGCACCACATCAAGCATGGCCCTCAGTGACGACGGCAGAAAGACGCGGAAAGGCCGGGCAAGCCAGCCCAGCATCAGCATCACGTAAGCCCGGCCCGCATGGGGCAGAACCGAGACAAGCACCCGGCGACGAAGGTTTTCCGCCCATCCAGGGCGGCGCGCCTTGTCCGCATGGCGGCGGCCGATATCCACAAGATGCATGTAATCCACCCCCGAAGGACAGGTCGACATGCAGGAAAGACAGGTCAGGCAACGGTCAAGATGATGACCGGCTGTGTCGGCATTTTCAAGATTGCCTTCGAGCAGATCACGGATAAGCCAGATCCGCCCCCGGGGGCTGTCACGTTCATCCCCGGTTTCAACATAGGTCGGGCAGGTCGCCGTGCAGAAGCCGCAATGAACACATTTCCTGAGGATACTGTCGGCGCGGGCAATGTCAGGTTCTTTCAGCTGGCTTGTGGTGAAATTCGTCTGCATCGCTAGACCCCTTTATACATCCGGCCAGGGTTGAGCAGGCCGAGCGGATCAAAGCCAGCCTTGACACGGCGGGACAGATTATGAAGCGCCGCAGGCTGGGGATGAAAGACCGGCACCTCCCGCCGGACATTCTCCGGAGCTTCATAAAGGGTGGCATGCCCGCCATATTGCTTGAGCATCCCCCTTATAATTTCAGCGCTGGCATCCCGGCCTTCAGGGTGATTAAGCCAGATGAGCCCGCCGCCCCAATCGGCATAGCCGGAACAGTTGGGGCGTGCCATGTATTGATCCAGCAAGACACCTCCGGCGGCGGTCGGACAGGAAATCTTCCAGATCACGCGATTTGACTGGCGGGGAAGAAGGAGCGTTTCCCGTAATTCCATCTGCAAAAGATCTGATTCCTTAGAGGCAAGGCGCAAGGAAGGCTTTACCCGCCTTGATATTCCGATGATCCCATCAGCCCGGTCCCGGATCGATATTTCAAAGCCTTCGATACGGATCACCGCGGCAACACGCTGATCGCTGGCATCACGCAAGTTCCCAACCCGGGAATGAACGAGAAGATCTGCCGGAATAATGGCCGCGGAAGATGGCTCATACGGACTTGCAAACACATCACGGATAAGCTCCTGCGCCATGGCAGCGGTATCGGTGAAATAGATGAGGCTAGCCGCATCTTCAGGTTTCGGCATCGTCTTGATGGTCACGTCATGCATCACCGCAAGCGTTCCGAAAGACCCGGCCATCAGTTTGGAAAGATCATACCCGGTGACGTTCTTCATCACGCGGCTGCCGGACTGGAAGCTCTCGCCGCGGCCGGATACAGCCTGAAACCCGAGCAGGTAGTCCCTTGCGGCACCAGCAACCAGCCGCCGCGGCCCTGAAAGGTTCGTTGCAAGAATACCGCCGATGGTCCCCTTTGCCTGATCAATCGTCTCGGCACCAAGGGGCGGATCGAATGCCAGCATCTGCCCGGCATCGTCCAGGGTTTTCAGAATTTCTGCAAGCGGGGTTGCGGCTTTGGCCATCAACACGAGCTCATCCGGCTCATAGGCCGTGATACCGCTTAAAGCTGATATATCGAGCACACTTTCGGCTTCAACCGGACGGCCGAGACCTGTTCGACTCCCCTGCCCGCGCAATTCAAGCCGTGTCCGGTCCGTGACGGCTGCGGCGAGCGCATCCTTGAGCTCTTCTCTATCGGTGACCGCAAGCGCCGGGGCGGTATGGGTTTCTGTCTCGCGCATCAGAATCTGGGCAGGTCAGGATGGGGCAGCTGGCCCTGATGCACATGCAATCGGCCAAGTTCAGCGCAGCGGTGCAATACCGGGAAGACCTTGCCGGGATTAAGCAGATGATCCGGATCAAAAGCACATTTCAGCCGTTGCTGCTGTTTCAGGTCGTCTTCACTGAACATCTCTCCCATCAGGTCACGTTTTTCAACGCCGACACCATGTTCCCCGGTCAGCACGCCGCCAAGTTCAACACAGGCCTTGAGAATGGCCGCGCCAAATTCCTCTGCCCGCTCCAGATCCCCGGGCGTGTTGGCATCAAAGAGGATCAGCGGATGCAGATTGCCATCACCTGCATGGAAGACATTGGCAACCCTGAGCCCGAATTGCTGGCTCATCCGTGACATGCGGCTGAGCATTTCCGGCAGCTGCCGCCGCGGGATCGTGCCGTCCATGCAGAGATAATCCGGCGAAATACGGCCGATTGCCGGAAAAGCTGTCTTGCGCCCGGCCCAGAACAACTCTCGCTCTTCTTCGGTCTGGCTGACACGGATCATCGTTGCATCCTTGCCCCTGACAATGCCCGCGACACGTTCGGTGAGGATTTCCACTTCGGCTTCGGGACCGTCGAGTTCCACGATCAGCAGTGCATCGGCTTCCCGCGGGTAACCGGCTGAAACGAAATCTTCGGCGGCATTGATGGCGGGGTTGTCCATCATTTCCATCCCCGCCGGGATAATCCCCTCGGCAATGATGGCGCCAACCGCTTCACCGGCAGAAAGGGCGGAGGCAAACCCGATCAGCAGGGCCTTGCGGGTCGCCGGCTTCTGCAATATTCGTACGGTGACTTCGGTCACGATGCCGAGCAGGCCTTCAGATCCGGTCATTACCCCGAGCAGATCATATCCGCCGGCATCGAGATGCTTGCCGCCAAGACGCAGTATCTCCCCATCCATGGTGACAAGTTCAAGCCCGAGCAGGTTGTTCGTGGTCAGCCCGTATTTGAGGCAATGGACGCCGCCGGAATTTTCCGCCACGTTCCCGCCGATCGAGCAGGCGATCTGGCTTGAGGGATCCGGCGCGTAGTAAAACCCCTTGCCCTCAACCGCATGGGTGATGGCAAGATTGGTCACGCCAGGCTGGGTGACCACGGCACGGTTATCGTAATCAATTTCAAGAATCCGGTTCATCCGGCCAAGACCGAGCAGCACGCCGTCTTCGAGCGGCAACGCCCCGCCCGACAGCGAGGTTCCCGCCCCGCGGGGCACGATCTTGATGCCGTTTTCATTGCAATAGCGCAAGGTCGCGGCAACTTCGGCGGTATCGGCCGGCAGCGCCACCACAAGCGGGGTCTGCCGATACCCGTTCAAGCCATCGCTTTCATAAACGCTCATCGACTTCGGGTCGGCGACAACCCCGTTCGGGCCAAGCAGTTTCCTGAGGCCGGAGGCGATTTCCTCGCGCCGCTGGATCATCTCACGATCAGGTTCGGGCATCTGCATGGGGACATCCTTTTATTCGGTTATAACGTCAATACCGCCTGCGAATCAATCCAAGAGCTTCAGGCATGGCGGGGGGTCATGTCGAGGCCCTTTCTCCGGGCAAACAAAAACCCGGCCTGAGCCGGGTTTGCGATTTGATTTCAGCGATGGCGATCAGCCCTGGCGTGCCTTCATGCGCGGGTTCTTCTTGTTGATAACGTAAAGACGGCCGCGACGACGCACAACCTGGCAGTTGCGATCACGTGATTTCAGTGTTTTGAGCGAGCTTGCGACTTTCATATCGAATGCTTTCGTTCAATTGATGTTCAGGTGTGAAGACGTATAGCGGCTGGAACGGGATGGGTCAAGCCCCAAAACCTCTCATCATCCTGACCAGCTGATCCTTCTGTTTCCGCACCTTCCTGATCAGGAAATCGCGCAAGCCACGCCTGTTCCCCTGAGCCCGCAATATCCGTTCGGATTTTTATGCAGATACTGCTGATGATAGTCCTCGGCGAGATAATATGCACCGGCGAGATCAATTTCGGTCGTGATGCTGCCATACCCGGCGCGGTTCAGGGCCTTTTGATACGCCTCACGGCTGGCGCGCACGGCGTTGAGCTGATCGGCATCATCCGCGTAGATGGCGGATCGATACTGGGTGCCGATATCATTTCCCTGACGCATGCCCTGGGTCGGATCATGGCTTTCCCAGAAAATCTGCAGCAGCTCATCAAGGGAAACCGCCTCCGGATCAAACACGACCTCTACCGCTTCGGTATGGCCGGTGCCGCCGCTGCATACTTCCTGATAGGTGGCGTTCGGCGTAAAGCCGCCAGCATACCCTACCGAGGTTGTCCACACGCCTTTTTGAGTCCAGAAGAGACGTTCAGCCCCCCAGAAACAACCCAGGCCAAGCAGAATACGCTGCATCCCTTCGGGAAAGGGCGGGATGATGGGATTGCCCAGCACCGCATGTGGCCCTGGTTCAATAATGGGGGATCCGCGGCCGGGCAAGGCATCTGCCTTTGCGGGAAGTTCGAGTTTCTTCATCAGCATGGAAAACATCAAGACCTTCCTTTCTTTGCTTTTATATATGGGAGGCCGCCGCGTCTTATGCAAGCCTGACGCTACCCGGCAAGCGGCGCCACCTGATCGATAAACCCGTCATAGGAGGAGATCACGGCATCGCCGCCGAGATCATGGACATTCACCGCCGAATATCCCCAATCCACAAGGATGAGGCTTGTGCCGGCGGCGTGCGCTGCCCCGGCATCTGCCTTGCTGTCCCCGACCATGACGGCGCGGCCAGGCACGCCTCCTGCCCGTTCAACCGCGGCAAGGAGCGAGGCCGGATCAGGTTTGCGTGTCGGCGTCGTATCGCCGCCAACCACCGCATCAAACATCGGCAGAAGATCAAAATGCCGGAGCACGGCATGGGCGGTGTCTTCGCTCTTGTTGGTGCAGAGGGCGATGCCGTAGCCTGCATTCTTCAGTGCCGACAGCATGTCCTCCACCCCGGGATAAAGGGTTGTCTTCACCACGGGAGATGCAAGATACATCTTTCGGTAAGACGTGATCGTTGCATCAAGCGTGGCGTCATCGGGGGCAAGATCAAGGGCGGCAAAACCCCGGATGATGAGATCCATCAGCCCGCCACCGATCAGCATCTCGACGTCATCTTCGGAAAGCGATGGCACGCTTTCGCAATGCGCGGCAATCGCGGCGTTCAGATGCCAGGCGATATCAGGCGCGGAGTGGACAAGCGTTCCATCCAGATCGAAAACAACAACCGGCATATCCTGATCAGCCCCGCACCATCAGGGCCGCAACGCCGGGGAGAACCCGGCCTTCCATCCATTCAAGAAAGGCCCCGCCCGCGGTTGAGACATAATGGAAATCCTGCTCCACCCCGGCGGTGTTGAGGGCCGCGACGGTATCGCCGCCACCCGCAACCGATACGAGCCCGGATTCGCTGCTGCGCCGGGCAACATGCCGGGCCAATGCCACGGTGGCCGCATCAAAAGGCGGAAGTTCAAAGGCCCCCATCGGCCCGTTCCAGACAAGGGTATGCGACTGATCAACCGCCGCCATGGCCCGGGCCACGGTCAGAGGGCCGGTATCGAGGATCATTTCATCATCGGCAATCTCGCCTTCGCCGAGCGTCAGGGTGCGTGCCGGTGCCCCTTTCCTGAATTCACGGGCCAGCACGACATCATCGGGGAGGATCAACTGGCAACCCGTTTCTTCTGCCCTCGCCATGATTCTGCCTGCTTCATCCGCCATATCGGCTTCGGCAAGAGAGCCGCCGATCCCGATCCCCTTAGCCAGCAGGAACGTATTGGCCATGCCGCCGCCAACAATCAGGGTTTCCACCTTTTCAACAAGATGGTTCAGCACCGCCAGTTTCGTTGACACTTTGGCGCCGCCAACCACCGCCGCAAGGGGACGTGTTGGTGCCTCAAGCGCCGCCGTCAATGCCGCCAGCTCTTCGGCCATGAGCGGGCCCGGATAGGCGGGAAGAAACTGTGCCAGTGCCGCTATGGACGCATGATCACGATGGCTTGCGGAGAAGGCATCATTGACATAGATATCCGCAAGTTCAGCAAGAGCGCTGGCGAAACTCTCCTCGCCCTGTTCTTCCCCGGGATGAAACCGGAGATTTTCAAGAAGAAGAATATCGCCATCCTGCATCTGCCGGGATTTCTCCCGCACCGCCGAACCGATGCAGTCTTCGGCAAAATCAACCGGCCGGCCCACAGCCTTCGCCAGCGCAGGCGCTATCGGGGCAAGGCTCGCCGACATGTCGCGCCTGCCCTTGGGACGGCCGAAATGCGCCGCCACAATGACCCGGGCACCACGTGCAGCCAGCGCGGCTATCCCCGGGGCAGTGCGGTCGATACGTGTTGTATCGGTAATAACGCCATCGGCCATGGGCACGTTCAGGTCCGTGCGGAAGAAAATCCTCTTGCCGGAAATATCAATATCGTCAAGGGAAGCAAAAAGAGAGGCAGAGGAGGAGGAGGACATTGGCGCTGCTCATGATCGATTACAGTGCTTTCGATCTAGCATGATGCCCCTCAAGAGGCAACCGCACCTTCATCACCCATATTCCCCCGGACCCGTGATCTTCGCCCGAAAATGGATTTGCATCCCCGAGCCTTCCTCTTGTATTGATGGGGCAGGCAACCACGCCCCCATTGATCGAGGCTTTCCGATGTCATTGCCAACACCCAGCCGTTCAGAAGAATTCAGAACAGGCATCATGGAAGAAGCGCCTCTGCTGATCGGCATCTTTCCTTTCGGGATGGTGTTCGGCGTCCTTGGCGTCGGCGCCGGCATGGATCCGCTGGCCGTTTTCTTCATGTCGTCCATCGTCTTCGGCGGGGCAAGCCAGGTCATTTTCGCCCAGATGGTCACGGCCGGGGCCAGCGGGATGGTCATTGCCGGGACGGTCGGAATCGTCAATCTGAGGCATGCGCTCTATTCCGCCTCGATGGTTCAGTATCTTGGCCATCTGGGCCGGGGCTGGCGCATCCTTCTTTCCTATCTTTTGACCGATGAAGCGTTTTTCATCTCCCTCAACCGTCTGGAAACCCGGCCGCATGGCCCTTATCAGCATTATCATCTGCTCGGCACCGGCCTTACCCTTTGGACGTGCTGGCAGGCCGCTACCGCTACCGGTATTCTGATCGGGGCGACCCTGCCGCAATCCCTCGGGCTCGGCTTTGCCATTCCGCTGACCTTCATGGCGCTGCTGGCCCCGATGGTGCGGCAGAAACCTGCTCTCGCCGCTCTCATCACCGCAGGCGGTGTTGCCCTCATGGCACGGAACCTGCCCTGGAATACCGGCGTCATCATTGCCGCCATCGCCGGCATGGTGGCGGGCGCAATGACCGAGGATTTTCTGGCACGAAAGGATGCAAGGTCATGATCTGGGCTGTCATGATTGCGGCGGGGCTGATGACCTTTGCGGCGCGGTATTCCATGATCGGGCTGCTGGGAGACCGGCCGATACCCGAACGCCTGAAACGGCTTCTCGGCTATGTCGGGCCGGCGGTCATGGCCGCGATCATTGCCCCCGAAGTGCTGGTGACCGGCGATATGATCAATGTGATGGACAATCCGCGTATCCCGGCTTTCATCGGTGCGTCCATCGTTGCGTTCTGGACCCGCAGCGTTCCGTTGACCATCCTCACCGGGATGCTGCTGCTCTGGGGAATTGAATTCATCACCGGTTAAGGTTTTCTTCAGCTTTTTCGTGTATCAAGGAAGGATACCAATAAGAGGACGCATGCCGATGCCTGCAAATCCTGGAGGCAAGATCATGCCCGGAGAACCATGACAAAGACACCACCTTCAAAAAACAGTTTCCACCAGTTCGTGGAATACTGGCGCCAGCGGTTTTTTCTGGCCCTGACCCTGAAATTTTTTGCCGGGCTTGTCATCGGCTTTGGTCTCGGCGTCTATTTTCTGCCCATTCTGATCGCCGATGAACCGGCGGATATCGCCATTGTGCAGGCCGCTGCGGACAAGGCCGAACGCCAGGCCGTCTTCCGGCGCGACCTGCCCGGCTCTGATGCTCTCCATTGGGGGGAGGGAACGCTGTATCTTTCATCTGATCGCGTCACCCTTGAAGGGGAAGTTTCCCCCGGCCCGGATTACCGGCTTTACCTGGCCCCTTCCTATGTCGAGGATGAGGAAGGCTTTGCCGCGATCAAGGCACAATCACTCGAGATCGCCCGCATCAAGGGGTTCAGGAATTTCTCCTATGAAATCCCGGCCGGGCTGGATACCGCCGGATATGCCGCTGTCGTGATCTGGTGCGAACGCTTCAGCCAGTTCATCACCGCGGGCAGATTGACCAAAAGGGGATAAAACCGCGCCCATCGGCAAAGAGATTGAACACTCAGGAAGACGGTTCGTGTTCGGCTTTCAGGCGATGGAATTTAACAATCGAGACAGGGATCAGGGCAAGATAGACGAGCGCAAGACCGACCCATACATCCCATGGCCGCGCCACCAGTGCTGCCAGCACCAGCGCAAACAATGCCATCGCCGGCAGGGCGGAGGTTCGCGGCAGGCGGACACCTTTTCCAGCAAAAGTCGGGATCGTGGAAATCGCCCCGGCCCCCACCAGCGCAAGCCATAGTGCCAGATGCTGCCATTCCAGCGCGGCGGGCCAATCAAACCGGAAACTCGCCACCACCGGGGCAAGCGCCAGAAACGCCGCCGCCGGAGACGGGATGCCGGTGAAATAGTTGCTCGCCCAGGCGGGCGTATCGTGCAATTCGGAATTGAACCGAGCCAGCCGCAGGGCGCAGCAGGCCGTGTAGAACATGCAGGCGGCCCAGGCTATCCGCCCGCCTTCTTCCAGTGCCCAGAAATAGAGCAGCAGCGACGGCACCACCCCGAACACCACCATATCCGAGAGGCTGTCCAGCTGGGCGCCGAAATTGCTCGAGGTTTTGAGCATGCGCGCCATCCGCCCGTCCAGCGCATCGAGTATGGCTGCCGCCGCCACCATGATAATGGCCGCTTCCCAGCGATCATGAAGGGCAAATCGGAGCGCCGACATCCCGCAGAGAAGAGCCGAGATCGTCAGGAAATTCGGCAGCATCCAGGCAAGGCTGACATTGGCGATCAGCCGGCCGCGCCTTCTCGGTGGAGAGGAATTATCCTTGCC is a window of Alphaproteobacteria bacterium LSUCC0684 DNA encoding:
- a CDS encoding phosphatidylcholine/phosphatidylserine synthase, coding for MAGKDNSSPPRRRGRLIANVSLAWMLPNFLTISALLCGMSALRFALHDRWEAAIIMVAAAAILDALDGRMARMLKTSSNFGAQLDSLSDMVVFGVVPSLLLYFWALEEGGRIAWAACMFYTACCALRLARFNSELHDTPAWASNYFTGIPSPAAAFLALAPVVASFRFDWPAALEWQHLALWLALVGAGAISTIPTFAGKGVRLPRTSALPAMALFALVLAALVARPWDVWVGLALVYLALIPVSIVKFHRLKAEHEPSS